In the Streptomyces sp. cg36 genome, one interval contains:
- a CDS encoding MFS transporter, giving the protein MPRTVWLLVAARALNRLGAFSLPFLTVLISDDFGASPTTAGLVSAGFGLATIPSRLVGGRLASRLGRRRTIVTGLVGCAAAQLGIAAAGSLAMAACCALLLGLAFELYEPPSQAIIADTVPAAERVHAYSLLNAALAAGGIGAGLIAAGLGRYDLRWLFVADALTCLVCALTLHIALPADHRRPTAADEARLGTPPARPWRDRALLAMFVSGTAFALLAMHVVMALPLTLDRRGYAAADAGLLFTASALTVVAAQPVLRLRRLTALPAHTALALGHLLLAAGLAGYALAPTLPAFLVGTVFWSLGEAVVLGRAISVVADLAPPGAGDRYLAVYGISWGIATTAAPVTATQLLEHTGVAALWLAMAGLGLVLAAGQLLVVEPLIARKVDHPLGHGAATADLPARTAPGVTG; this is encoded by the coding sequence ATGCCGCGGACCGTATGGCTGCTCGTGGCGGCACGGGCACTCAACCGGCTGGGGGCCTTCTCCCTGCCGTTCCTCACGGTCCTGATCAGCGACGACTTCGGTGCCAGCCCCACGACGGCGGGCCTGGTCTCGGCGGGCTTCGGCCTCGCGACGATCCCGTCCCGGCTCGTCGGCGGCCGTCTCGCCTCCCGCCTGGGACGCCGCCGTACGATCGTCACCGGCCTCGTCGGCTGCGCCGCAGCGCAGTTGGGCATCGCCGCCGCGGGCTCCCTGGCCATGGCGGCCTGCTGCGCGCTCCTGCTCGGTCTGGCCTTCGAGCTCTATGAGCCGCCGAGCCAGGCGATCATCGCCGACACCGTCCCCGCCGCCGAGCGCGTCCACGCGTACAGCCTGCTCAACGCCGCGCTCGCCGCGGGCGGCATCGGCGCCGGGCTGATCGCGGCCGGGCTGGGCCGCTACGACCTGCGCTGGCTCTTCGTCGCCGACGCACTCACCTGCCTGGTCTGCGCGCTGACCCTCCACATCGCGCTGCCCGCCGATCACCGCCGCCCAACAGCCGCCGATGAAGCGCGACTTGGCACACCACCGGCCCGCCCCTGGCGCGACCGCGCGCTGCTGGCGATGTTCGTGTCCGGAACGGCGTTCGCGCTCCTGGCCATGCACGTGGTGATGGCTCTGCCACTGACCCTGGACCGACGCGGGTACGCGGCGGCCGATGCCGGTCTGCTGTTCACCGCCTCGGCTCTCACCGTCGTCGCGGCCCAGCCCGTTCTGCGCCTTCGCCGGCTCACCGCGCTGCCCGCCCACACGGCCCTGGCCCTCGGACACCTCCTGCTGGCTGCCGGACTGGCGGGCTACGCGCTCGCCCCCACCTTGCCCGCGTTCCTGGTGGGGACGGTGTTCTGGAGCCTGGGCGAGGCCGTCGTCCTGGGCCGGGCCATCAGCGTCGTGGCCGACCTGGCCCCGCCCGGCGCCGGCGACCGCTACCTCGCCGTGTACGGCATCAGCTGGGGCATCGCCACCACCGCCGCCCCCGTCACCGCGACGCAACTACTGGAGCACACGGGGGTCGCGGCCCTCTGGCTGGCCATGGCGGGGCTCGGCCTCGTGCTCGCGGCCGGGCAACTGCTCGTCGTCGAACCGCTCATCGCACGCAAGGTGGATCACCCCCTCGGACACGGGGCAGCCACCGCGGACCTGCCCGCCCGTACGGCACCCGGGGTCACCGGGTAG
- a CDS encoding VOC family protein translates to MPTMIFVNLPVKDLDRAKDFFGKLGYSFNPQFTDENAACLVISDTIYAMLLTEPFFKGFTKRQIADTATTVESIVCLSADSREEVDRLVDTALASGGSPANDTMEQGPMYGRSFMDPDGHHWEVMYMDPAAIEG, encoded by the coding sequence ATGCCCACCATGATCTTCGTCAATCTGCCGGTGAAGGACCTGGACCGCGCCAAGGACTTCTTCGGCAAGCTCGGGTACTCGTTCAACCCGCAGTTCACCGACGAGAACGCGGCCTGCCTGGTCATCAGCGACACCATCTACGCGATGCTGCTGACCGAGCCCTTCTTCAAGGGCTTCACCAAGCGGCAGATCGCCGACACTGCCACCACCGTCGAGTCGATCGTCTGTCTCAGCGCAGACAGCCGCGAGGAGGTCGACCGCCTCGTCGACACCGCGCTGGCCAGCGGCGGTTCGCCCGCCAACGACACCATGGAACAGGGACCCATGTACGGACGCTCCTTCATGGACCCGGACGGGCACCACTGGGAGGTCATGTACATGGACCCGGCCGCCATCGAAGGCTGA
- a CDS encoding MFS transporter produces MIKSSLTDRIGRMAGTSGPERVLIAASFVNRVGNGLFNAASALYFTSAVGLPAVQVGAALTIAGVIGLGAGIPGGHLADRRGARTIMMLALAVQAVSMAALVLVESWAALTVIATVDQIAAAAGGAAWGALVVRVGTDRPALFRAKLRTFVNLGVILGTVGAGLALAADTRGAYVTLILGNAASFALCALLLLLLPRYPVLAAPPRQHRRAAFRDRPFLTFTALYGAMGLQYPVVSLLLPIWISEHTEAPRWTVAGLFAVNGTFCALLQTRIGSRIETPLDGGGAFRTAGLLFLVSCPLMALAAYPPVWVAAGLVLAAVFVHSLAEVFESSAAFALGFGLAPDHAQGQYQGVLGLGFSAGQALAPGILTTVVLGLGTAGWLLLAVFFAALGAVGPSLARWGLRTRPQPGC; encoded by the coding sequence ATGATCAAGAGCAGCCTGACGGACCGAATAGGGCGCATGGCGGGAACCAGCGGGCCGGAGCGCGTGCTGATCGCCGCCAGTTTCGTCAACCGGGTCGGCAACGGGCTGTTCAACGCGGCGTCGGCGCTCTACTTCACGTCGGCCGTGGGCCTGCCCGCGGTGCAGGTCGGCGCCGCGCTGACCATCGCCGGGGTGATCGGCCTGGGCGCGGGGATACCCGGAGGGCATCTCGCCGACCGGCGCGGAGCGCGCACGATCATGATGCTGGCCCTCGCGGTCCAGGCGGTGTCGATGGCGGCCCTCGTTCTCGTCGAGAGCTGGGCCGCCCTCACGGTCATCGCGACGGTCGACCAGATCGCGGCGGCGGCCGGCGGGGCGGCCTGGGGCGCGCTGGTGGTCCGGGTCGGGACGGACCGCCCGGCCCTGTTCCGGGCGAAGCTGCGCACCTTCGTCAATCTGGGCGTCATCCTCGGCACGGTGGGTGCCGGGCTGGCGCTGGCCGCGGACACCCGGGGCGCCTATGTCACGCTGATCCTCGGCAACGCGGCGAGCTTCGCCCTGTGCGCGCTGCTGCTGCTCCTGCTGCCCCGCTATCCGGTGCTCGCAGCACCGCCGCGGCAGCATCGTCGGGCCGCCTTCAGGGACCGCCCGTTCCTGACGTTCACCGCTCTGTACGGGGCCATGGGACTGCAGTACCCGGTGGTGTCGCTGCTCCTGCCGATCTGGATCTCCGAGCACACCGAGGCGCCGCGCTGGACGGTGGCCGGGCTGTTCGCCGTCAATGGCACCTTCTGCGCCCTGCTGCAGACCCGGATCGGCTCCCGCATCGAGACGCCGCTCGACGGCGGCGGGGCGTTCCGCACCGCCGGGCTGCTCTTCCTCGTCAGCTGCCCGCTGATGGCGCTGGCGGCGTACCCGCCGGTCTGGGTCGCGGCGGGGCTGGTCCTGGCGGCGGTCTTCGTCCACAGCCTGGCGGAGGTCTTCGAGTCCTCGGCGGCCTTCGCCCTCGGCTTCGGCCTGGCCCCCGACCACGCGCAGGGCCAGTACCAGGGCGTCCTCGGCCTTGGCTTCAGTGCCGGTCAGGCGCTCGCCCCCGGGATCCTGACCACGGTGGTGCTGGGTCTGGGCACGGCGGGCTGGCTGCTGCTGGCGGTGTTCTTCGCGGCGCTGGGCGCGGTCGGCCCGTCCCTCGCCCGCTGGGGCCTGCGGACCCGGCCTCAGCCCGGCTGCTGA
- a CDS encoding CGNR zinc finger domain-containing protein, with the protein MFDSHLALLLDQAVALVNTLTDGHARGRPYTAPRGTDLADAVDTAIPRTASSLPRAIDAEQAAYLTETAGRMREVFQAVQDDRPDAAATTVNDLLRDTGARPRLDRSEAGPWQLHIHGPDDSFAAGSSASCTTALALAVGGGLAGRLGVCRAERCDRVYVDTSRNAARHFCSTACQNRTKAAAFRARQQPG; encoded by the coding sequence ATGTTCGACAGTCACCTCGCGCTGTTGCTGGACCAAGCCGTGGCGCTCGTGAACACCCTGACGGACGGTCACGCACGGGGCCGCCCCTACACCGCGCCCCGAGGCACGGACCTGGCGGACGCCGTCGACACCGCCATTCCGCGCACAGCGTCCTCGCTGCCGCGCGCCATCGACGCCGAACAGGCCGCGTACCTGACCGAGACGGCCGGGCGCATGCGCGAGGTCTTCCAGGCCGTGCAGGACGACAGGCCGGACGCCGCCGCCACGACCGTCAACGACCTCCTGCGCGACACCGGGGCCCGGCCCCGGCTGGACAGGTCCGAGGCCGGACCCTGGCAGCTGCACATCCACGGCCCGGACGACTCCTTCGCCGCGGGCAGCAGCGCCAGCTGCACCACCGCGCTCGCCCTGGCGGTCGGCGGCGGCCTCGCCGGCCGCCTGGGGGTGTGCCGGGCCGAGCGCTGCGACCGCGTCTACGTCGACACGTCCCGCAACGCCGCACGCCACTTCTGCTCCACCGCCTGCCAGAACCGCACGAAGGCCGCGGCCTTCCGGGCGCGTCAGCAGCCGGGCTGA
- a CDS encoding BTAD domain-containing putative transcriptional regulator, translating to MTHTASPGHPSGSGSERGAVHRFTVLGPLRVYDDAVQVPLPGPQLQAVLAVLLLRAGTPVSARQLIAAVWGDEAPPGALRALRTYVFTLRRLLEPGRAPRGTARTLLTTGDGYTLRIAPEGVDLTVFELHTAEARRAAAAGRHERARSLLVSALALWHGRPLAGVPGPYAEGQRTRLEELRLVAVEDRWEAEIALGGHGEAIGPLRVLAAAHPWRERVHELLMTALHQAGQYGDALAVHARFRRALADELGTCPSPGLDRLRQKILTAASGTQAADALRGTAPEQPHGPAQLPQDTVDFTGRTEEADRLCAALEPDNVVALGSISGMGGIGKTALAVHVAQRLRHRFPDGRLYADMRGTGPRPAEPMEALGRFLRVMGVHTGHLPTLAEERAALYRSMLATRRVLVVLDNVRDPAQVRDLLPGTPGSAVLLTSRSRLVGLTGATQVDLRPMAHTESLELLTRIVGGPSVSAEPEAAADVLAACGHLPLAIRIVASRLAARADHTLARTAALLADERRRLGAFRADDTAVESTFRLGMELLDAEQVRAFRLLALPETPELSAPVAAALLARPEREAEELCESLVDLSLLESVAPGRYRYHDLLRLFARQTALAEVPERERTAATVRLLEFCLATARAAHRASLPDDAFPGHLVPLRSEGLDFDGPQQAVTWLLDEQTSLLGLVEQAAGDASVSLTVCADLLLAADPLGRLGAKPYGIERAARTLAEAARAAGHRTAEARALYMLGSSVQYRFAMRLGAPPLDRAIELCRATGDRTLLAHVLITRGGGALALRDFTTAYALLSEALAHGRALAGRGIEAYALGFLGLALLGVGRAEEALAHCREAVAVTRATGDLAGQANALHNLGQVCLRTGRTSETFDCLEESLRLWCQTGSRFREGLLLGALAEAHALSGRPVEAAEHAERAREIAAARGDAGILARALAQLGHAHRAQGDTGRAREHYRRAEGAFRELGLPDADDIASHLRDL from the coding sequence ATGACCCACACCGCCTCGCCCGGTCACCCCTCCGGCAGCGGATCCGAGCGAGGTGCCGTACATCGCTTCACCGTTCTCGGCCCCCTGCGCGTGTATGACGACGCGGTCCAAGTGCCCCTCCCCGGGCCCCAGTTGCAGGCCGTGCTCGCGGTTCTGCTGTTGCGGGCGGGCACTCCCGTGTCGGCCCGGCAGCTCATCGCCGCGGTCTGGGGCGATGAGGCTCCGCCCGGCGCGCTGCGGGCGCTGCGCACCTACGTCTTCACGCTGCGCCGACTGCTGGAGCCCGGCCGGGCACCCCGTGGCACCGCGCGCACGCTCCTGACGACCGGCGACGGCTACACCCTGCGCATCGCCCCCGAGGGCGTCGACCTGACGGTCTTCGAACTCCATACGGCCGAGGCGCGCCGGGCCGCAGCCGCCGGACGGCATGAACGGGCACGGTCGCTGCTGGTGTCCGCGCTGGCCCTGTGGCACGGCAGGCCGCTCGCCGGTGTGCCCGGACCGTACGCCGAGGGGCAGCGCACCCGGTTGGAAGAGCTGCGGCTGGTGGCCGTCGAGGACCGCTGGGAGGCCGAGATCGCGCTCGGCGGGCACGGCGAGGCGATCGGCCCCCTGCGCGTGCTGGCCGCCGCACACCCATGGCGGGAGCGGGTGCACGAGCTGCTGATGACAGCGCTGCACCAGGCCGGACAGTACGGGGACGCGCTGGCCGTCCATGCGCGCTTCCGCCGCGCGCTCGCCGACGAGCTGGGCACCTGCCCGAGCCCCGGCCTGGACCGGCTCCGGCAGAAGATCCTCACCGCCGCGTCCGGGACGCAGGCGGCCGACGCGCTGCGCGGGACGGCCCCGGAACAGCCCCACGGACCGGCCCAACTTCCCCAGGACACAGTCGACTTCACGGGCCGAACCGAGGAGGCCGACCGGCTGTGCGCCGCGCTGGAGCCGGACAACGTTGTCGCCCTCGGCTCCATCAGCGGGATGGGCGGCATCGGCAAGACGGCCCTGGCCGTCCACGTCGCCCAGCGCCTGCGCCACCGCTTCCCGGACGGACGGCTCTACGCGGACATGAGGGGAACCGGCCCCCGGCCCGCCGAGCCCATGGAAGCGCTGGGCCGTTTTCTGCGCGTCATGGGCGTGCACACCGGGCACCTCCCGACGCTGGCCGAGGAACGGGCCGCCCTGTACCGGTCGATGCTCGCCACCCGGCGGGTCCTCGTGGTGCTGGACAACGTCCGCGACCCGGCCCAGGTCCGCGACTTGCTGCCCGGCACACCAGGCAGCGCCGTATTGCTCACCAGCCGGTCCCGGCTCGTCGGTCTGACCGGGGCCACCCAGGTGGACCTGCGGCCCATGGCGCACACCGAGTCCCTGGAACTGCTCACTCGGATCGTCGGCGGACCGAGCGTGTCCGCCGAGCCGGAGGCCGCCGCCGACGTGCTCGCCGCCTGCGGCCATCTGCCGCTCGCCATCCGTATCGTGGCCTCCCGCCTTGCGGCCCGGGCGGACCACACGCTCGCGCGGACCGCCGCGCTCCTGGCGGACGAGCGGCGCCGCCTGGGCGCGTTCAGAGCGGACGACACCGCCGTGGAGTCCACCTTCCGGCTCGGCATGGAGCTCCTGGACGCCGAGCAGGTCCGCGCCTTCCGACTGCTCGCCCTGCCCGAGACGCCCGAGCTGAGCGCTCCCGTCGCGGCGGCGCTGCTCGCCCGGCCGGAGCGCGAGGCCGAGGAGCTGTGCGAGTCGCTGGTCGACCTGAGCCTGCTGGAGTCGGTCGCCCCCGGCCGCTACCGCTACCACGACCTGCTGCGGCTCTTCGCCCGCCAGACCGCGCTCGCCGAAGTCCCGGAGCGCGAGCGGACCGCCGCGACCGTACGCCTGCTGGAGTTCTGCCTCGCCACGGCCCGCGCCGCCCACCGGGCCTCGCTGCCCGACGACGCCTTTCCCGGGCACTTGGTCCCGCTGCGCTCCGAGGGCCTGGACTTCGACGGCCCGCAACAGGCCGTCACCTGGCTCCTGGACGAGCAGACCTCGCTGCTGGGGCTGGTCGAGCAGGCGGCGGGCGATGCATCCGTGTCGCTGACCGTCTGCGCGGACCTGCTGCTGGCCGCGGACCCGCTCGGCCGCCTCGGCGCGAAGCCGTACGGCATCGAACGCGCCGCCCGCACCCTGGCCGAGGCCGCACGCGCCGCCGGCCACCGCACGGCGGAAGCGCGTGCCCTGTACATGCTGGGCAGCTCCGTGCAGTACCGCTTCGCCATGCGGCTCGGCGCCCCGCCCCTGGACCGGGCCATCGAGCTGTGCCGGGCGACCGGGGACCGTACGCTGCTCGCCCACGTCCTGATCACCCGGGGCGGAGGGGCGCTGGCGCTGCGCGACTTCACCACCGCGTACGCCTTGTTGAGCGAGGCACTGGCCCATGGCAGGGCGCTGGCCGGCCGGGGCATCGAGGCGTACGCGCTCGGCTTCCTCGGACTGGCCCTGCTGGGCGTCGGCCGGGCCGAGGAGGCGCTGGCGCACTGCCGGGAGGCCGTCGCCGTCACCCGGGCGACCGGGGACCTCGCGGGCCAGGCCAACGCACTGCACAACCTCGGCCAGGTATGTCTGCGGACCGGGCGGACCTCGGAGACCTTCGACTGCCTGGAGGAGAGCCTGCGCCTGTGGTGCCAGACGGGCTCCCGGTTCCGCGAAGGTCTCCTGCTCGGCGCACTGGCCGAGGCCCACGCCCTGTCGGGTCGGCCCGTGGAGGCCGCCGAACACGCCGAACGGGCACGGGAGATCGCCGCGGCACGCGGTGACGCAGGCATCCTCGCCCGCGCCCTCGCCCAGCTCGGCCACGCCCACCGGGCCCAGGGCGACACCGGCCGGGCGCGGGAGCACTACCGCCGAGCGGAGGGCGCCTTCCGCGAACTCGGCCTGCCGGACGCGGACGACATCGCGTCCCATCTGCGCGATCTTTGA
- a CDS encoding ABC transporter substrate-binding protein, with protein MPHSPVPEGSPLLYPKWADRLIRQLDTFAATRSRADKVPALVLARQDGGDVRAPAFIVREYQHRLSWRRGNPHFTVPYAVVDDEELRGGFLAAVDRVALRFQLTMPSGRLRLPAFHTCRAVLDSERGVGDVQSQQQPILDGLYAALLERRRPLRAGARVADFMGQHLLTGWLQGIVAALIVGLPKFCYRFHLRHWGLRWVADEANTACFLDAALSFCRDGELDREDPRVRRILLRALLTDLRKATRRRSWLSHLWARRRWSFVVLIPAIDDTDGPGRAFLGAFEELAGDHPVKPLLVLAACTGPPPDYAVPLGADRDRPNGLADQVFTFLNEGSDEPVRLVTLPAEDDTDGTAKTKIDTHWGVTGRRDHPLDWLRPAALPLMAAATAGVFLLPQYLWPAAAPEPASCVTVRTGERVGVTDGRQCDLAVAGERGRELRDLEDQVAKENAQIPDGRYRTLVFLAPLSLQNGVYDDPPVGLQILRGVIAQQHKLNAGVRQNKMPIRLLIANTGQYFAYGARTAAAPTDPDVAQMIIRRQQQDRIAAVIGITQSRPQSLNAVRELDQAGIPVVANGVSGSILVGPDSPERYFQISAPNGRIAPILATFIRRSPEVSALTHGTPHAVVVYDPTDTAFSTDLKNLFVAAYRREGGGTDEVKYSEKPGATTPENIANDVCAKAAATHGIVVYLARSGVLPGLLNAMRGAGGPCQPPQGTTIPMITESTPIDFQLHPQQTARAYPYMTLFYETTNAPTPDSRDPYAQFAQDFAAVFGGRSADADAGGGFDTAGVVSKVIEDLLPATPNPQPNDVYLWLTAHGVSQYPGASGVLQLDRTNKYPPDKAVYVREIAQPGGDPTTLLSCGILPDRENPVNWGTPPHVFPCPKDDTATATR; from the coding sequence GTGCCCCATTCCCCTGTGCCCGAGGGTTCACCCCTGCTCTACCCGAAGTGGGCGGACCGCCTCATACGGCAGCTCGACACGTTCGCGGCCACACGCTCCCGCGCCGACAAGGTGCCTGCTCTGGTGCTGGCCCGGCAGGATGGCGGTGACGTCCGGGCACCGGCCTTCATCGTCCGGGAATACCAGCACCGGCTGTCGTGGCGACGGGGCAATCCGCATTTCACCGTCCCTTACGCCGTCGTCGACGACGAGGAGTTGAGAGGGGGCTTCCTCGCGGCGGTCGACCGGGTCGCACTGCGCTTCCAGCTGACGATGCCCTCGGGCCGGCTGCGACTGCCGGCCTTCCACACCTGCCGGGCCGTGCTGGACAGCGAACGAGGCGTGGGCGACGTCCAGTCCCAGCAGCAGCCGATCCTGGACGGGCTGTACGCGGCGCTGCTGGAGCGGCGCAGACCGCTTCGGGCCGGGGCGCGCGTGGCGGACTTCATGGGGCAGCACCTGCTGACCGGCTGGCTGCAGGGGATCGTGGCGGCCCTGATCGTCGGCTTGCCGAAATTCTGCTACCGCTTCCACCTGCGGCACTGGGGCCTGCGCTGGGTCGCCGACGAGGCGAACACGGCGTGCTTCCTGGATGCCGCGCTCTCCTTCTGCCGGGACGGCGAGCTCGACCGGGAGGACCCGCGCGTACGGCGGATCCTCCTGCGCGCGCTCCTCACCGATCTCCGCAAAGCGACGCGGCGACGGTCCTGGCTCAGCCATCTGTGGGCGCGGCGCCGGTGGTCCTTCGTCGTCCTCATCCCCGCGATCGACGACACCGACGGCCCCGGGCGCGCCTTCCTCGGCGCGTTCGAGGAGCTCGCCGGTGACCATCCGGTCAAGCCGCTGCTGGTCCTGGCCGCCTGTACGGGGCCGCCCCCGGACTACGCCGTGCCCCTGGGCGCCGACCGCGACCGGCCCAACGGCCTCGCCGACCAGGTGTTCACCTTCCTCAACGAGGGCAGCGACGAGCCGGTGCGCCTGGTCACCCTGCCGGCCGAGGACGACACGGACGGCACGGCCAAGACGAAGATCGACACCCACTGGGGTGTCACGGGCCGCCGCGACCATCCGCTGGACTGGCTGCGTCCCGCCGCTCTGCCCCTGATGGCCGCGGCGACCGCGGGCGTCTTCCTGCTCCCGCAGTACCTGTGGCCCGCGGCGGCCCCCGAGCCCGCTTCCTGTGTGACGGTCCGGACCGGCGAGCGGGTCGGCGTCACCGACGGCAGGCAGTGCGACCTGGCCGTCGCGGGGGAGCGCGGAAGGGAACTGCGGGACCTGGAGGACCAGGTCGCCAAGGAGAACGCCCAGATCCCGGACGGGCGTTACCGCACCCTGGTCTTCCTCGCCCCCCTGAGCCTGCAGAACGGCGTCTACGACGACCCGCCGGTCGGCCTGCAGATCCTGCGCGGCGTCATCGCCCAGCAGCACAAACTCAACGCCGGGGTCCGCCAGAACAAGATGCCCATCCGCCTGCTCATCGCCAACACCGGCCAGTACTTCGCGTACGGCGCACGCACGGCCGCGGCGCCGACGGACCCGGACGTCGCACAGATGATCATCAGGCGTCAGCAGCAGGACCGGATCGCGGCGGTCATCGGCATCACCCAGAGCCGCCCCCAGTCGCTCAACGCGGTACGGGAACTCGACCAGGCCGGCATTCCGGTCGTCGCCAACGGCGTGTCCGGCAGCATCCTGGTCGGCCCCGACTCACCGGAGCGGTACTTCCAGATCTCCGCACCGAACGGGCGCATCGCGCCGATCCTCGCCACCTTCATCCGCCGTTCGCCCGAGGTGAGCGCCCTCACCCACGGCACACCCCACGCGGTGGTCGTCTACGACCCGACCGACACGGCCTTCAGCACGGATCTCAAGAACCTTTTCGTCGCCGCCTACCGACGCGAAGGGGGCGGCACCGACGAGGTGAAGTACAGCGAGAAGCCCGGGGCGACCACCCCGGAGAACATCGCCAACGACGTCTGCGCGAAGGCCGCCGCGACGCACGGCATCGTCGTCTACCTCGCCCGGTCGGGTGTGCTTCCCGGGCTCCTGAACGCGATGCGCGGCGCGGGCGGCCCCTGTCAGCCCCCGCAGGGCACCACCATCCCGATGATCACTGAGAGCACCCCGATCGACTTCCAGCTCCACCCCCAGCAGACCGCGCGCGCCTATCCGTACATGACCCTCTTCTACGAGACGACCAACGCGCCCACTCCGGACTCCCGTGATCCCTATGCCCAGTTCGCCCAGGACTTCGCCGCCGTCTTCGGCGGACGCAGCGCGGACGCGGACGCGGGCGGCGGCTTCGACACCGCGGGCGTCGTCAGCAAGGTCATCGAGGACCTGCTGCCGGCCACCCCGAACCCCCAGCCCAATGACGTTTACCTGTGGCTCACGGCCCACGGTGTGTCCCAGTACCCGGGAGCGTCCGGCGTGCTGCAACTGGACCGCACGAACAAGTACCCACCCGACAAAGCGGTGTACGTCCGCGAGATCGCCCAGCCGGGCGGGGACCCCACCACCCTGCTCAGCTGCGGAATCCTGCCCGACCGGGAGAACCCCGTGAACTGGGGCACCCCTCCCCATGTCTTCCCCTGTCCGAAGGACGACACGGCGACGGCTACCCGGTGA